In Mytilus edulis chromosome 13, xbMytEdul2.2, whole genome shotgun sequence, a single window of DNA contains:
- the LOC139502368 gene encoding feeding circuit activating peptides-like — MTRKTLLPGILCLMLISIHGKSLKNEGNSDKFRQKRSSRLLEELKKWTLTTTPITPLDRISGVNNHRTHVRETEEEINWTKIKEQLQRLLDSDNGSWDAKLLDELSPGDQIVLEDTVNPNSAEELRMFLESNMEKNNEEKRGLDTLGGMSYLKRGLDTLGNMGFHSYKKKGLDTLGNMGFHDFKKRGLDTLGNMGFHDFKKRGLDTLGNMGFHDFKKRSLDTLGGMNFHGLKKRGIDTLGGMGYHNYKKRGLDTLGNMGFHDFKKRGLDTLGNMGFHGYKRGLDTLGNMGFHGYKRGLDTLGNMGFHGYKRGLDTLGNMGFHGYKRGLDTLGNMGFHNYKRGLDTLGNMGLYGNKRGLDTLGNMGFHGYKRGLDTLGNMGFHDYKRGLDTLGNMGFHNYKRGLDTLGNMGFHDFKKRGIDSLGGMSLYGYRKRDQGNDIDDDIALTDTEDSMDNDRIKRETDNDISKSVEENAKSS, encoded by the coding sequence gacaaattcagacaaaaacgcTCAAGTAGGCTATTGGAAGAATTAAAGAAATGGACATTAACAACAACACCAATTACACCATTGGACCGGATTTCCGGCGTTAATAATCACCGTACGCACGTCCGTGAAACGGAAGAAGAAATTAATTGGACTAAAATAAAGGAACAACTACAAAGGTTACTTGATTCTGATAATGGATCATGGGATGCAAAACTTCTAGATGAATTGTCACCGGGTGATCAAATAGTTCTGGAAGATACAGTGAATCCAAATAGTGCTGAGGAACTCCGAATGTTTTTAGAATCAAATATGGAGAAAAACAATGAGGAAAAACGTGGACTAGATACGTTAGGTGGAATGAGTTACCTCAAACGGGGTTTAGATACACTTGGGAATATGGGATTTCATAGCTACAAAAAGAAAGGGTTAGATACACTTGGAAATATgggatttcatgattttaaaaaGAGAGGGTTAGATACACTTGGTAATATgggatttcatgattttaaaaaGAGAGGGTTAGATACTCTTGGTAACATGGGATTTCATGATTTCAAGAAAAGGAGTTTAGATACTCTTGGAGGAATGAATTTCCATGGATTAAAAAAGAGAGGCATTGACACATTAGGTGGAATGGGATATCATAATTATAAGAAGCGAGGATTGGACACACTTGGAAATATGGGTTTCCATGACTTTAAAAAGAGGGGGTTAGATACACTAGGAAATATGGGATTCCATGGTTACAAGAGAGGACTTGATACTTTAGGTAATATGGGATTTCATGGTTATAAAAGAGGACTAGATACATTAGGTAATATGGGATTTCACGGTTATAAAAGAGGACTTGATACGCTAGGTAATATGGGATTCCATGGTTACAAGAGAGGACTTGACACTCTAGGTAATATGGGATTTCATAATTATAAAAGAGGACTCGACACTCTAGGTAACATGGGGTTATATGGTAATAAAAGAGGACTTGACACACTTGGAAATATGGGATTCCATGGTTACAAAAGAGGACTAGATACACTTGGTAATATGGGGTTCCACGATTACAAAAGAGGATTGGATACACTTGGTAATATGGGGTTCCACAATTATAAAAGAGGACTTGATACTCTTGGTAATATGGGATTTCATGATTTTAAGAAACGAGGAATAGACTCTTTAGGTGGTATGTCTCTATATGGGTATAGGAAACGAGACCAAGGAAATGATATCGATGACGATATAGCTTTAACAGATACAGAGGACAGCATGGATAATGACAGAATCAAACGTGAAACAGATAACGATATTAGCAAATCTGTAGAAGAAAATGCAAAGTCAAGTTGA